From one Cyprinus carpio isolate SPL01 chromosome B3, ASM1834038v1, whole genome shotgun sequence genomic stretch:
- the LOC109082054 gene encoding probable G-protein coupled receptor 146 yields MWSCMVYNETDDSVDLRLCQDFGLILSVFSLVYLIVCFPVGLCYNVLLVVVNLSNKVTMTMPDVYFVNIAIAGLVLNLVAPVELLGPSFTRWPMWEYNNELYITLLILFNISSLVIMYSTTLLSLDYYIERALPRTYMSSVYNTKHVCGFIWGGAVLTSFSSLLFYVCNHVSTKIIECSKMQNKEAADAIMMFIGYVVPAVAVLYAFVLILRIRKESTPLDQDSGRLDPSIHRLLLASVCMQFLLWTPYYMTLLVHTVAGAPGSHSNKQHLTTYFFLRCLSELLAFSSSFAIPLMYRQMNKNFSHKLQRLLKRLHCRDQSCPHEHSTVQQVVT; encoded by the coding sequence ATGTGGAGCTGCATGGTTTACAATGAGACGGACGACAGCGTGGACCTCCGGCTCTGCCAGGACTTTGGACTTATTCTGTCTGTCTTCTCTCTGGTGTACCTCATCGTCTGCTTTCCAGTGGGGCTTTGCTACAATGTCCTGCTGGTGGTGGTCAACCTTTCCAACAAGGTCACAATGACAATGCCTGATGTCTACTTTGTGAACATAGCCATTGCTGGCCTGGTGCTCAACTTGGTGGCTCCAGTAGAGCTGCTGGGGCCCAGTTTCACACGCTGGCCCATGTGGGAGTACAACAATGAGCTCTACATTACCCTTCTCATTCTTTTCAACATTTCCTCTCTGGTCATCATGTACTCCACGACCTTGCTCAGTCTAGACTATTACATCGAGCGGGCTCTCCCGCGCACCTACATGTCCAGCGTCTACAACACCAAGCACGTCTGCGGCTTCATCTGGGGCGGTGCCGTTCTCACCAGCTTCTCTTCTCTGCTCTTCTACGTATGCAACCACGTCTCCACTAAGATCATCGAGTGCTCCAAGATGCAGAACAAAGAGGCAGCTGATGCCATCATGATGTTCATTGGGTACGTGGTGCCAGCGGTGGCTGTGCTTTATGCGTTTGTGCTGATCCTTCGCATTAGGAAGGAGTCCACCCCTTTGGACCAGGACTCTGGGAGGCTCGATCCATCCATCCACAGGTTGCTGCTGGCTTCTGTGTGCATGCAGTTTCTTCTATGGACTCCATACTACATGACCTTACTGGTGCACACAGTGGCTGGAGCTCCTGGGAGCCATTCCAACAAGCAGCACCTCACCACATACTTCTTCCTGAGATGTTTATCTGAGCTGCTCGCCTTCAGCAGTAGCTTTGCCATTCCCCTCATGTACAGGCAAATGAACAAGAACTTTTCCCATAAACTTCAGCGCCTTCTAAAGAGGCTGCACTGTAGGGACCAATCGTGTCCTCATGAACACTCAACAGTACAGCAGGTGGTCACATGA